One part of the Gadus macrocephalus chromosome 8, ASM3116895v1 genome encodes these proteins:
- the depdc5 gene encoding GATOR complex protein DEPDC5 isoform X3, with amino-acid sequence MKTNRSYKLVVHKKGFGGSDDELVVNPKVFPQVSLGDIIEIAHPTDEYSPLLLQVKSLKEDLQKETISVDQTVAQAFKLRAYQDVIVNIVDPKEATLDLVELTFKDQYIGRGDMWRLKKSLVSTCAYVTQKVEFAGIRAQASELWVRGEKVSCGYISENTRVVFRSTSAMVYIFIQMSSEMWDFDIYGDLYFEKAVNGFLSDLFAKWKEKNCSHEVTVVLFSRTFYTAKSIEEFPEVLRGSIRQDHEGRFYEDFYRVVAQNERRDEWTSLLVTIKKLFIQYPVLVRLEETDGFPTGQNSTAAQGNYLEAINLSFNVFDKHYMNRNFDRTGQMAVVITPGVGVFQVDRLLMILTKQRMIDNGIGVDLVCMGEQPLHAVPLFKLHNKPIPGDSRVGDDYNLPHWINHSFYTSKSQSSCCSFTPRIKLAGRKLHAEKFRSNKDHALCAPRDSENSLPIQVDYDAHDALVFRLPGPSRAQRSSNFRVGREREVSGRRSWGSAEVGSGPGASPPVRGGGQEELRSLASSDSLGPVSSVLLIPRHPTVQYEVSSSLGYTSTRELLEKMMDSQRDSSAPGRFTVGSAESTLHIRPGGYTPQRALINPFAPSRMPMKLTSNRRRWMHTFPVGPSGEAIQIHHQTRQNMEELQGSQQADPAHTSAELLELAYHEATGRRFRQAGENGLRGGGGGVEESNGGLNRSSNRTGKTETQGSSPDHTPPGVDPILQLSAPPSVPRFCCTVGVDWKSLTTPACLPLTTDYFPERPALQNDYTQGCYDLLPPSDLERREDEGPVMSAPQVFEEFICQRLMQGYQIIVQSHAKKTQATMATPLGSSPLYSRGLVSLRAAEEEETLYWLSMGRTFHKVCLKDKIITVTRYLPKYPYESAQIQYSYSLCPPHCEASFRSCWVEFCHERLEQYKWNYLDQYICSAGSEDFSLIDSLKFWRTRFLLLPAGGARRVADGDGHWDVYGEGVGGGAGDWVMLDGFIRFLEGLNRIRRRHRSDRIIRKSTTMKGHQGAAPPHYQPEPAAPPAGKKGTSALSALLVLEHTHKTLEEQQGGKSSAGPSEAPGTLTAPPYVDSPRKQPAEAADGAAPPATTTGGAAVQGVGDPAAGSTIDSGPSGPGGVSLSSSSSTLMDILEALTHPTTGVQLLPEQKGLPRSCFISAEVTHWLVNNVEGVATHIMAVEIMQKMLEDGLIAHASGDAMRTFIYGSYFYCVVEKDGPSQSPAAPGSAAAAVEDFAAFQRKWFEVAFLLEERRACDLPAFLLPWLPSRPASYASRHSSFSRSFGGRSQAAALLAATVPDQKTVTLDVDINNRSERSEWCSCYYHGNFSLNTAFEVKLHWMAVTSAVLFEMVQGWHRKAASCGFLLVPVLEVPFALTSSLYGDPLRGQLFIPLHTHCLLRSPTDSLFEGFEPETYWERMQLFQEAILYRFGFVQDRASASTFNFPAENKPQYIHVTGTVFLQLPYSKRKFPCGQRRRRNSASSGGGGFGGGFGGEEPGFNWAYNTMLTKAWRTGALGDERLAARLLKDFTAFCCNHNNRLRAFWDACLDRMNASAP; translated from the exons ATGAAGACCAACAGATCCTACAAACTGGTGGTCCACAAGAAGGGCTTCGGCGGCAGCG ATGATGAGTTGGTGGTCAACCCAAAGGTTTTCCCTCAAGTCAGTCTGGGGGACATCATTGAGATCGCCCATCCCACCGATGAATACAG TCCTCTCCTGCTGCAGGTGAAGAGCCTGAAAGAAGACCTTCAGAAAG AGACCATCAGTGTAGACCAGACAGTGGCCCAGGCCTTCAAACTACGGGCGTACCAGGATGTGATCGTCAACATCGTGGACCCCAAG GAGGCCACTCTGGACCTGGTGGAGCTCACCTTCAAAGACCAGTACATCGGCCGAGGAGACATGTGGAGGCTGAAGAAGAGTCTG GTCAGCACCTGTGCCTACGTCACCCAGAAGGTGGAGTTTGCAGGAATCAG GGCCCAAGCCAGTGAGCTGTGGGTGCGAGGAGAGAAGGTGTCCTGTGGCTACATCAGTGAAAACACCAGG GTGGTGTTCCGCTCCACCTCAGCCATGGTCTACATCTTCATCCAGATGAGCAGTGAGATGTGGGACTTTGACATTTACG GGGACCTATACTTTGAAAAGGCTGTCAACGGCTTCCTGTCCGACCTCTTTGCCAAGTGGAAG gAGAAGAACTGCAGCCATGAGGTGACGGTGGTCCTGTTCTCACGGACCTTCTACACCGCGAAGAGCATAG AGGAGTTCCCCGAGGTCCTGAGAGGCTCCATCAGACAGGACCACGAGGGGCGCTTCTATGAAGACTTCTACAG ggTGGTGGCGCAGAACGAGCGGCGTGACGAGTGGACGTCTCTGCTGGTGACCATCAAGAAGCTCTTCATCCAGTACCCGGTGCTGGTCCGGCTGGAGGAGACAG ATGGATTCCCCACGGGGCAGAACTCCACCGCAGCCCAGGGAAACTACCTGGAGGCCATCAACCTCTCCTTCAATG tGTTTGATAAGCACTACATGAACCGTAACTTCGATCGTACGGGTCAGATGGCGGTGGTGATCACCCCGGGGGTGGGCGTGTTCCAGGTGGACCGCCTCCTCATGATCCTCACCAAGCAGCGCATGATTGACAACG gtatCGGGGTGGACCTGGTGTGTATGGGGGAGCAGCCCCTCCACGCGGTCCCGCTCTTCAAG CTTCACAACAAGCCGATCCCTGGAGACTCTCGAGTTGGAGACGACTACAACCTCCCCCACTGGATCAACCACAG TTTCTACACGTCCAAGAGCCAGagctcctgctgctccttcaCCCCCAGGATCAAACTAGCAGGACGCAAg CTCCACGCGGAGAAGTTCAGGAGCAACAAAGACCACG CCCTGTGCGCTCCGAGGGACTCTGAGAACAGCCTGCCCATCCAAGTGGACTACGATGCCCATGATGCACTGGTGTTCAGGCTGCCTGGGCCCTCCAGGGCCCAGAGGAGCAGCaacttcag ggtgggtcgggagagggaggtgagtgggaggaggagctgggggtctGCGGAGGTGGGTAGTGGTCCCGGGGCCTCCCCCCCAGTGCGTGGCGGGGGGCAGGAGGAGCTGCGCAGCCTGGCCTCCAGCGACAGCCTGGGGCCGGTGTCCAGCGTCCTGCTCATCCCCCGCCACCCCACCGTCCAGTACGAGGTCAGCAGCTCCCTGGGCTACACCAGCACACGAG agctgcTGGAGAAGATGATGGACTCCCAGCGGGACTCTAGCGCCCCGGGCCGCTTCACGGTGGGCAGCGCTGAGTCCACACTGCACATCCGGCCGGGGGGCTACACCCCTCAGCGCGCCCTCATCAACCCCTTCGCCCCCTCCCGCATGCCCATGAAGCTCACCTCTAACCGCCGCCGCTGGATGCACACCTTCCCCGTTG GACCGTCCGGCGAGGCGATCCAGATCCACCACCAGACCAGACAGAACATGGAGGAGCTGCAGGGCAGCCAGCAggccgaccccgcccacaccTCCGCCGAGCTGCTGGAGCTGGCCTATCACGAGGCCACCGGGAG GCGGTTCCGACAGGCTGGGGAGAACgggctgagaggaggaggaggaggggtggaggagtccAACGGAGGCCTCAACAGGAGCAGCAACAGAACtg GGAAGACGGAGACTCAGGGCTCCTCCCCTGACCACACCCCCCCAGGGGTGGACCCAA TCCTGCAGCTGTCTGCCCCCCCCTCAGTGCCCAGGTTCTGCTGCACGGTGGGCGTGGACTGGAAGTCTCTGACCACGCCCGCCTGCCTGCCCCTCACCACCGACTACTTCCCCGAGCGGCCCGCCCTGCAGAACGACTACACCCAGGGCTGCTACGACTTGCTGCCCCCCAGCGACCTGGAGAG GCGTGAGGACGAGGGTCCGGTGATGAGCGCCCCCCAGGTGTTTGAGGAGTTCATCTGCCAGCGCCTGATGCAGGGCTACCAGATCATCGTCCAATCACACGCCAAGAAGACCCAGGCTACCATGGCAACGCCCCTGGGCAGCAGCCCCCTGTACTCCCGTG gtctGGTGTCCCTACGggcagcagaggaggaggagaccctgTACTGGCTGAGCATGGGAAGAACCTTCCACAAGGTGTGTCTGAAGGACAAGATCATCACTGTCACGCGCTACCTGCCCAA gtacCCCTACGAGTCGGCCCAGATCCAGTACTCCTACAGCCTGTGCCCCCCCCACTGCGAGGCGTCCTTCAGGTCCTGCTGGGTGGAGTTCTGCCACGAGCGGCTGGAGCAGTACAAGTGGAATTACCTGGACCAGTACATCTGCTCCGCCGGCTCCGAGGACTTCAG CCTCATCGACTCCCTGAAGTTCTGGAGGACGCGCTTCCTGCTGCTGCCGGCGGGCGGGGCGCGCCGCGTTGCCGACGGCGATGGCCACTGGGACGTGtacggggagggggtggggggcggcgcTGGGGACTGGGTCATGCTGGACGGCTTCATCCGCTTCCTGGAGGGGCTGAACCGcatccgccgccgccaccgctccGACCGCATCATCAGG AAAAGCACCACCATGAAAGGCCACCAGggggccgcccccccccactaccagcCAGAGCCAGCAGCGCCCCCCGCAGGCAAGAAGGGGACCTCGGCCCTATCTGCCCTGCTGGTGCTGGAGCACACCCACAA GActctggaggagcagcagggggggAAGTCCTCCGCTGGGCCAAGTGAGGCCCCCGGCACCCTGACTGCCCCGCCCTACGTGGACAGCCCACGCAAG CAGCCGGCGGAGGCAGCGGACGGAGCAGCACcgcccgccaccaccaccggggGAGCCGCGGTGCAGGGAGTTGGAGACCCTGCAGCCGGCAGCACCATAGACAG CGGTCCCTCTGGACCAGGAGgcgtttctctctcctcctcctcctccactctgatGGACATCTTGGAGGCCCTCACACACCCCAC gacgGGGGTGCAGCTCCTACCAGAGCAGAAGGGTCTGCCCAGAAGCTGCTTCATCAGTGCCGAGGTCACCCATTGGCTGGTGAACAATGTGGAGGGCGTGGCCACGCACATCATGGCCGTGGAGATAATGCAG aAGATGCTGGAGGACGGTCTGATCGCTCACGCGTCTGGAGACGCCATGAGGACCTTCATCTACGGCTCCTACTTCTACTGCGTGGTGGAGAAGGATG GCCCCTCCCAGTCCCCCGCGGCCCCCggttcggcggcggcggcggtggaggactTTGCGGCGTTCCAGAGGAAGTGGTTCGAGGTGGCCTTCCTGCTGGAGGAGCGCCGTGCCTGTGACCTTCCCGCCTTCCTGTTGCCATGGCTCCCCAGCCGCCCCGCCTCCTACGCCAGCAGACACAGCTCCTTCAGCCGCAGCTTCGGAGGACGCAGCCAGGCCGCCGCCCTGCTAG cgGCTACGGTCCCAGACCAGAAGACGGTGACTTTGGACGTTGACATCAACAACCGTAGCGAGCGCAGTGAGTGGTGCAGCTGTTATTACCACGGCAACTTCTCCCTCAACACGGCCTTTGAGGTCAAGCTGCACTGGATGGCCGTCACCTCGGCCGTGCTCTTTGAGATG GTCCAGGGCTGGCACCGTAAGGCCGCCTCCTGTGGGTTCCTGCTGGTCCCGGTGCTGGAGGTCCCGTTCGCCCTCACCTCCTCGCTCTACGGAGACCCCCTCAGGGGACAGCTCTTcatccccctccacacacactgtctgctgCGCAGTCCCACCGACAGCCTCttcgaag GCTTTGAGCCGGAGACGT
- the depdc5 gene encoding GATOR complex protein DEPDC5 isoform X1 gives MKTNRSYKLVVHKKGFGGSDDELVVNPKVFPQVSLGDIIEIAHPTDEYSPLLLQVKSLKEDLQKETISVDQTVAQAFKLRAYQDVIVNIVDPKEATLDLVELTFKDQYIGRGDMWRLKKSLVSTCAYVTQKVEFAGIRAQASELWVRGEKVSCGYISENTRVVFRSTSAMVYIFIQMSSEMWDFDIYGDLYFEKAVNGFLSDLFAKWKEKNCSHEVTVVLFSRTFYTAKSIEEFPEVLRGSIRQDHEGRFYEDFYRVVAQNERRDEWTSLLVTIKKLFIQYPVLVRLEETDGFPTGQNSTAAQGNYLEAINLSFNVFDKHYMNRNFDRTGQMAVVITPGVGVFQVDRLLMILTKQRMIDNGIGVDLVCMGEQPLHAVPLFKLHNKPIPGDSRVGDDYNLPHWINHSFYTSKSQSSCCSFTPRIKLAGRKLHAEKFRSNKDHALCAPRDSENSLPIQVDYDAHDALVFRLPGPSRAQRSSNFRVGREREVSGRRSWGSAEVGSGPGASPPVRGGGQEELRSLASSDSLGPVSSVLLIPRHPTVQYEVSSSLGYTSTRELLEKMMDSQRDSSAPGRFTVGSAESTLHIRPGGYTPQRALINPFAPSRMPMKLTSNRRRWMHTFPVGPSGEAIQIHHQTRQNMEELQGSQQADPAHTSAELLELAYHEATGRRFRQAGENGLRGGGGGVEESNGGLNRSSNRTGKTETQGSSPDHTPPGVDPILQLSAPPSVPRFCCTVGVDWKSLTTPACLPLTTDYFPERPALQNDYTQGCYDLLPPSDLERREDEGPVMSAPQVFEEFICQRLMQGYQIIVQSHAKKTQATMATPLGSSPLYSRGLVSLRAAEEEETLYWLSMGRTFHKVCLKDKIITVTRYLPKYPYESAQIQYSYSLCPPHCEASFRSCWVEFCHERLEQYKWNYLDQYICSAGSEDFSLIDSLKFWRTRFLLLPAGGARRVADGDGHWDVYGEGVGGGAGDWVMLDGFIRFLEGLNRIRRRHRSDRIIRKSTTMKGHQGAAPPHYQPEPAAPPAGKKGTSALSALLVLEHTHKTLEEQQGGKSSAGPSEAPGTLTAPPYVDSPRKDAAFILDFIRSPRSSYLYQAQPAEAADGAAPPATTTGGAAVQGVGDPAAGSTIDSGPSGPGGVSLSSSSSTLMDILEALTHPTTGVQLLPEQKGLPRSCFISAEVTHWLVNNVEGVATHIMAVEIMQKMLEDGLIAHASGDAMRTFIYGSYFYCVVEKDGPSQSPAAPGSAAAAVEDFAAFQRKWFEVAFLLEERRACDLPAFLLPWLPSRPASYASRHSSFSRSFGGRSQAAALLAATVPDQKTVTLDVDINNRSERSEWCSCYYHGNFSLNTAFEVKLHWMAVTSAVLFEMVQGWHRKAASCGFLLVPVLEVPFALTSSLYGDPLRGQLFIPLHTHCLLRSPTDSLFEGFEPETYWERMQLFQEAILYRFGFVQDRASASTFNFPAENKPQYIHVTGTVFLQLPYSKRKFPCGQRRRRNSASSGGGGFGGGFGGEEPGFNWAYNTMLTKAWRTGALGDERLAARLLKDFTAFCCNHNNRLRAFWDACLDRMNASAP, from the exons ATGAAGACCAACAGATCCTACAAACTGGTGGTCCACAAGAAGGGCTTCGGCGGCAGCG ATGATGAGTTGGTGGTCAACCCAAAGGTTTTCCCTCAAGTCAGTCTGGGGGACATCATTGAGATCGCCCATCCCACCGATGAATACAG TCCTCTCCTGCTGCAGGTGAAGAGCCTGAAAGAAGACCTTCAGAAAG AGACCATCAGTGTAGACCAGACAGTGGCCCAGGCCTTCAAACTACGGGCGTACCAGGATGTGATCGTCAACATCGTGGACCCCAAG GAGGCCACTCTGGACCTGGTGGAGCTCACCTTCAAAGACCAGTACATCGGCCGAGGAGACATGTGGAGGCTGAAGAAGAGTCTG GTCAGCACCTGTGCCTACGTCACCCAGAAGGTGGAGTTTGCAGGAATCAG GGCCCAAGCCAGTGAGCTGTGGGTGCGAGGAGAGAAGGTGTCCTGTGGCTACATCAGTGAAAACACCAGG GTGGTGTTCCGCTCCACCTCAGCCATGGTCTACATCTTCATCCAGATGAGCAGTGAGATGTGGGACTTTGACATTTACG GGGACCTATACTTTGAAAAGGCTGTCAACGGCTTCCTGTCCGACCTCTTTGCCAAGTGGAAG gAGAAGAACTGCAGCCATGAGGTGACGGTGGTCCTGTTCTCACGGACCTTCTACACCGCGAAGAGCATAG AGGAGTTCCCCGAGGTCCTGAGAGGCTCCATCAGACAGGACCACGAGGGGCGCTTCTATGAAGACTTCTACAG ggTGGTGGCGCAGAACGAGCGGCGTGACGAGTGGACGTCTCTGCTGGTGACCATCAAGAAGCTCTTCATCCAGTACCCGGTGCTGGTCCGGCTGGAGGAGACAG ATGGATTCCCCACGGGGCAGAACTCCACCGCAGCCCAGGGAAACTACCTGGAGGCCATCAACCTCTCCTTCAATG tGTTTGATAAGCACTACATGAACCGTAACTTCGATCGTACGGGTCAGATGGCGGTGGTGATCACCCCGGGGGTGGGCGTGTTCCAGGTGGACCGCCTCCTCATGATCCTCACCAAGCAGCGCATGATTGACAACG gtatCGGGGTGGACCTGGTGTGTATGGGGGAGCAGCCCCTCCACGCGGTCCCGCTCTTCAAG CTTCACAACAAGCCGATCCCTGGAGACTCTCGAGTTGGAGACGACTACAACCTCCCCCACTGGATCAACCACAG TTTCTACACGTCCAAGAGCCAGagctcctgctgctccttcaCCCCCAGGATCAAACTAGCAGGACGCAAg CTCCACGCGGAGAAGTTCAGGAGCAACAAAGACCACG CCCTGTGCGCTCCGAGGGACTCTGAGAACAGCCTGCCCATCCAAGTGGACTACGATGCCCATGATGCACTGGTGTTCAGGCTGCCTGGGCCCTCCAGGGCCCAGAGGAGCAGCaacttcag ggtgggtcgggagagggaggtgagtgggaggaggagctgggggtctGCGGAGGTGGGTAGTGGTCCCGGGGCCTCCCCCCCAGTGCGTGGCGGGGGGCAGGAGGAGCTGCGCAGCCTGGCCTCCAGCGACAGCCTGGGGCCGGTGTCCAGCGTCCTGCTCATCCCCCGCCACCCCACCGTCCAGTACGAGGTCAGCAGCTCCCTGGGCTACACCAGCACACGAG agctgcTGGAGAAGATGATGGACTCCCAGCGGGACTCTAGCGCCCCGGGCCGCTTCACGGTGGGCAGCGCTGAGTCCACACTGCACATCCGGCCGGGGGGCTACACCCCTCAGCGCGCCCTCATCAACCCCTTCGCCCCCTCCCGCATGCCCATGAAGCTCACCTCTAACCGCCGCCGCTGGATGCACACCTTCCCCGTTG GACCGTCCGGCGAGGCGATCCAGATCCACCACCAGACCAGACAGAACATGGAGGAGCTGCAGGGCAGCCAGCAggccgaccccgcccacaccTCCGCCGAGCTGCTGGAGCTGGCCTATCACGAGGCCACCGGGAG GCGGTTCCGACAGGCTGGGGAGAACgggctgagaggaggaggaggaggggtggaggagtccAACGGAGGCCTCAACAGGAGCAGCAACAGAACtg GGAAGACGGAGACTCAGGGCTCCTCCCCTGACCACACCCCCCCAGGGGTGGACCCAA TCCTGCAGCTGTCTGCCCCCCCCTCAGTGCCCAGGTTCTGCTGCACGGTGGGCGTGGACTGGAAGTCTCTGACCACGCCCGCCTGCCTGCCCCTCACCACCGACTACTTCCCCGAGCGGCCCGCCCTGCAGAACGACTACACCCAGGGCTGCTACGACTTGCTGCCCCCCAGCGACCTGGAGAG GCGTGAGGACGAGGGTCCGGTGATGAGCGCCCCCCAGGTGTTTGAGGAGTTCATCTGCCAGCGCCTGATGCAGGGCTACCAGATCATCGTCCAATCACACGCCAAGAAGACCCAGGCTACCATGGCAACGCCCCTGGGCAGCAGCCCCCTGTACTCCCGTG gtctGGTGTCCCTACGggcagcagaggaggaggagaccctgTACTGGCTGAGCATGGGAAGAACCTTCCACAAGGTGTGTCTGAAGGACAAGATCATCACTGTCACGCGCTACCTGCCCAA gtacCCCTACGAGTCGGCCCAGATCCAGTACTCCTACAGCCTGTGCCCCCCCCACTGCGAGGCGTCCTTCAGGTCCTGCTGGGTGGAGTTCTGCCACGAGCGGCTGGAGCAGTACAAGTGGAATTACCTGGACCAGTACATCTGCTCCGCCGGCTCCGAGGACTTCAG CCTCATCGACTCCCTGAAGTTCTGGAGGACGCGCTTCCTGCTGCTGCCGGCGGGCGGGGCGCGCCGCGTTGCCGACGGCGATGGCCACTGGGACGTGtacggggagggggtggggggcggcgcTGGGGACTGGGTCATGCTGGACGGCTTCATCCGCTTCCTGGAGGGGCTGAACCGcatccgccgccgccaccgctccGACCGCATCATCAGG AAAAGCACCACCATGAAAGGCCACCAGggggccgcccccccccactaccagcCAGAGCCAGCAGCGCCCCCCGCAGGCAAGAAGGGGACCTCGGCCCTATCTGCCCTGCTGGTGCTGGAGCACACCCACAA GActctggaggagcagcagggggggAAGTCCTCCGCTGGGCCAAGTGAGGCCCCCGGCACCCTGACTGCCCCGCCCTACGTGGACAGCCCACGCAAG GACGCTGCGTTCATTTTGGATTTTATCCGCAGTCCTCGTAGCTCGTACCTCTATCAGGCTCAG CCGGCGGAGGCAGCGGACGGAGCAGCACcgcccgccaccaccaccggggGAGCCGCGGTGCAGGGAGTTGGAGACCCTGCAGCCGGCAGCACCATAGACAG CGGTCCCTCTGGACCAGGAGgcgtttctctctcctcctcctcctccactctgatGGACATCTTGGAGGCCCTCACACACCCCAC gacgGGGGTGCAGCTCCTACCAGAGCAGAAGGGTCTGCCCAGAAGCTGCTTCATCAGTGCCGAGGTCACCCATTGGCTGGTGAACAATGTGGAGGGCGTGGCCACGCACATCATGGCCGTGGAGATAATGCAG aAGATGCTGGAGGACGGTCTGATCGCTCACGCGTCTGGAGACGCCATGAGGACCTTCATCTACGGCTCCTACTTCTACTGCGTGGTGGAGAAGGATG GCCCCTCCCAGTCCCCCGCGGCCCCCggttcggcggcggcggcggtggaggactTTGCGGCGTTCCAGAGGAAGTGGTTCGAGGTGGCCTTCCTGCTGGAGGAGCGCCGTGCCTGTGACCTTCCCGCCTTCCTGTTGCCATGGCTCCCCAGCCGCCCCGCCTCCTACGCCAGCAGACACAGCTCCTTCAGCCGCAGCTTCGGAGGACGCAGCCAGGCCGCCGCCCTGCTAG cgGCTACGGTCCCAGACCAGAAGACGGTGACTTTGGACGTTGACATCAACAACCGTAGCGAGCGCAGTGAGTGGTGCAGCTGTTATTACCACGGCAACTTCTCCCTCAACACGGCCTTTGAGGTCAAGCTGCACTGGATGGCCGTCACCTCGGCCGTGCTCTTTGAGATG GTCCAGGGCTGGCACCGTAAGGCCGCCTCCTGTGGGTTCCTGCTGGTCCCGGTGCTGGAGGTCCCGTTCGCCCTCACCTCCTCGCTCTACGGAGACCCCCTCAGGGGACAGCTCTTcatccccctccacacacactgtctgctgCGCAGTCCCACCGACAGCCTCttcgaag GCTTTGAGCCGGAGACGT